The region GACGTAAAAAAGGAAAAGATCATATTGCATGTGGGCCGCTTGAATATTCAGCAAAAACGTTCTGACCTGTTGCTGGATTTTTGGGAACACGCGCATGACCGTTTACCGGATTGGCGATTTGTGATTGTGGGAGATGGCCCATATATGAATGCGCTGAAGGCGGACCTCAAAAAACGAAACCTCCCACGGGTAGATATGGAAGGCTATCAAAAACCGGAACCCTATTATAAAAAAGCATCCATCTTCATGATGCCTTCTGCTTATGAGGGATTTCCCAATACGCTTATTGAAGCGCAATCCTACGGATGTGCGGTGCTGGCGTTTGACAGCTATGGTGTATTGGGCTGGATAGTAAAAGAGGGCAACGATGCGCTGCTGAGCAAACCTTTTGATGCAACGCACATGGCAACACAGGCTGTGCGCCTGGCTGCTGACAGCGAGGCGTTACATACCATGCAGCGGGCGGCACTGACCAACGCAGGCCGATTTACCATTGACAGGGTAGGCGAAGTGTGGCTCCGTCTGTTTGATGAATTAAAGAAAGTGCCTACAACATGACCCAGCGGCTATTTACCCATATCATGTTGATGTTTTTATCCCCGGCCTGGAGCCTCTATACCGCATTCCGGACCGGAAGCCGTTCGCTTAGGCGATGGACGCTTATCGTCTTCATCACTTTTTATGGATCCATCATTACCATTTCAGGAACCAATGATGGGGTGGACCATTTGAACAACGTTTCTGATCATTATATGGACTTAACCTTATCTCAGTTTTTATCAGAGATATGGAGTGCCATGACGTTTAAGAATACTGCGGGTACGGAAGAGGATCTGTACATTCAGTTTGTGTCCTATTTCACGGGTGGAATTCTCGGCCTTCCGGGACTATTCTTTGTTTTTGTATCCTTTGTCTACGCATATTTTTTTGTGGGTTCGATGTTCCGTGTTTTCAGTATTTTTCCCAGGTTTAAGCATAGTGCCTTATTCTTTGGGCTTGCGGTAGTATTCATACTTTGGAAAAACATTGAGGGCATCAATACCGTGAGAACCTGGTCTGGGTTGTGGGTGCTTTTTTATGCCTGCATCAGCTATTATCAAACGAAACAAAAGAAATATCTATTTTTAATGTTTATGCCTCCGTTGTTTCATGTGGGGTATTTTATGATGGCTATCCCTGCCTGGATAGTGCTGATTGTAGGCGTTCGAAAGTGGATTTTTGCTGTCATTTTTTTTATGTCATTTATATCAACCATTCTTAATCCCAGCACCATCACCAGGGGGTTAAAGGAAACTGAAACAGGAGAGACAATGGTAGATTCCTACTCCAAGACAGAAGCAAAAGACTTCGGGCGAACATTTGAAATTACCGGGAAAAAAAATACAGCATGGCATTATAGGCTTTATAAGGCAGGATTACAGGATTGGGTGGTGGTACTCGTTGCAATTACATTAATGCTCTTTGGGACCTACTTCTCCAAAATGACCCGACTCGAAGCCAGTATATTTTCCATCGGATTGCTTACCAAGGCCTTGGCCAATACGATGTGGTTTCTATCCGCAGTCGCCAATCGAAGCAATGTAGTGGTAGGGGTCTTTATACTGGCCACACTAATGCTGATGTGGGGCCGGGGCTATTTTAACCAGAAGTTGCAGACGGTGTATTATCAAAAGTGGATATTGACGTTTGCAATGTTGGTATTCGTGCCTTTTGTCTACTATCGTATTACAGATCTTCTTTATTACATCAGTGCCTATATGCTCGCTGCACCTTTTATTCCCTGGCTGGATAGCGAACTGAATATCTCACTTCGCAAGGCGATAACAAAATTTCTCGGTTTTTAGAATTATCTGGTGCTGAGAAAAATCAAACAACAGCTAATTAACCTCCCCGGCTGGCGCACTAGCCGGAAGATCATTGTTTTGGAAAGCGATGATTGGGGGGCCATCCGCAGCAAATCACTCGCTGCAATTGATGCTTTACGCAAAAAAGGTGTGGCAGTTGATAAGTGCCATTATATGCTCAATGACGCCTTGGCGAGTACCCAGGATCTGACATTGCTTTTTGATTTGTTGCTTCATTATAAAGATAAGAATGGCAGGCCACCGGTGATAACGGCCAACAGCCTCGTGGCCAATCCGGATTTTGAAAAAATACGGGAAGGCGGCTTTCAGGAATATTTTTTTGAGCCGGTGCAGGCCACCCTTCAAAGCTATCCTGAGCATTCACAAGCGTTTGACCTTTGGAAAAAAGGAATGGCAGACAAGATATTCCATCCTCAATCCCACGGAAGGGAGCATTTAAACATTTCCCGCTGGATGCGGGACTTACGGAATGGTGAGGCAGAAGCGCATCTCGCCTTCGACCTAGGTATGTTCGGAATTAGTGCGCACATTTCCAAAATGAAAAGGGGCAGCTACCTGGCGGCATTTGATGGCAGTCAAGATGAAATCATCATCAATCGGGGGGAGGTGGTTAAGGAAGGCCTGACGATGTTCAGGGATTTTTTCGGCTATCCTTCCCGGTCATTTATAGCGCCCAACTACCTATGGGATGATGAGATTGAAATAAGTGCTGCAAGCCAGGGTGTTCAATATTTCCAGGGTGCAATGACCCAGCGGTTACCATCGAGCCATGAAGAAAAGGTGAAAGTGAAGCGACATTACCAGGGCCAGAAAAACAGCCAAGGATCCCGTTACCTTGTGCGCAATGTGAAGTTCGAACCATCTTCAAACCCTGCCAGGGACTGGGTGGATATTGCCATGGCAGGCATAGCAAGCGCCTTTAAATGGCACAAACCGGCCATAGTAGAGACACACCGGGTAAATTTTATCGGGTTCATTAACCCCACCAACCGGGAAACCAATTTGCGCTTGTTTGATTCCCTGCTTATCAGAATTCTCAGCACCTGGCCAGATGTGGAATTCATGACCTCTGACCAACTTGGCGATTTAATGAACGGGAACAAGGAACGTTGAAAGTACTGACAACAGGAGACTTTTATCCGGGATTGCGCATGGAAGCAGTCCTTAATGATGATCCGGCAGCGATATTGGGAAACTTTTCCGAATTAATCGAAGCTTCCGATCTGGCCATCGTCAATCTGGAAGCACCCCTAACAGACCATACTGAACCAATACGGAAAACTGGCCCCGCCCTTAAAGGCTCCCATGAGGCGGCAGGTTTCCTAAAGCGGGCAGGTTTTGGTTTGGCGACCCTTGCAAATAACCATATTCTGGATTATGGTGGCGTGGGCGTGAAAGATACGCTGGAAATCCTGGGCACGGCAGATATGGATCACATTGGGGCCGGCATGGGCCACAATGAGGCGGCTGCCTGGTATATCCATGAAGACCAAGGGAAAAAACTAGCCGTGCTGAATTTTGCGGAAAATGAATGGAGCACAACCTACAATGATTCCCCTGGTGCAAATCCTGTTGATCCCGTTCTGAATAGCCGGTATATAAAAGCGGCATCCGCAAAGGCCGATCATGTACTGGTTATATCACACGGAGGCCATGAGATGTACCAATATCCCAGCCCGCGCATGAAGGACCTGTTCCGGTTCTATGTGGAGTGCGGTGCTAATGCGGTGGTGAACCATCATCCCCATTGCACCAGCGGGTTTGAGGTGTTCCAGGGTGCCCCAATATTTTACTCAACCGGCAATTTTCTATTTGATCATAAGGTACACAAACACGCTATCTGGAATAAAGGATTAGCAGTAATGTTGACTTTTAAAAATGATCAGATAGGTTTTGAAATGCATCATTTTGATCAATGTAACGAAAAACCAGGTTTAACGCTTTGCGATTTGGAGGAACAAAACCTGAGAAACAACGAAATCGCCAGGATAAATAAAGTAATTCAAAGTGATAAAGCATTAAATGCCTCATTTCAACAATGGATCAGCAAGCATAAGAAGAATTACCTTTCTTATATAGAGCCGCATAAGAGCCGTTATATTCAGGCCATGCAAAACCGGGGATGGATGCCGAGTTTGTGGAACAGGCGAAAAAAAGAGTATCTACTTAATCTTATTCGCTGCGAGGCACATCACGACATTTTAAAAGCCATCTTGCAAGATGAAATTAGCCATCCATAGCGGTTCATCAGGTTTTCATCCCCGTTGGGCTGAGTATTGCCGGCAAAATAATATAGCTTTTAAATTGGTGGATTGCTATGCCAGTGATATAATCCATCAAATTCAGGATTGCGATGCATTGATGTGGCACCACAGCCAGGGAAATCCCAAAGACATTCTGATTGCAAAACAGATCCTCTATGCACTGGAACATAGTGGGTTTAGGGTCTTCCCGGATTTCCGTACCGCATGGCACTTTGATGACAAAGTGGCCCAGAAATATTTACTGGAAGCATTGGGTGCTCCTATAGTACCTTCTTATGTTTTTGTGGAAAAGAAAACAGCATTGGCCTGGGCGGAGGAGACACATTTTCCAAAGGTTTTTAAATTGCGGGGCGGGGCGGGCTCATCCAATGTTCGGTTGGCCAGGAATCGGTCAGAAGCATTCCGCCTAATCAAAAAAGCATTTGGCTCCGGTTTCTCCAATTACAATGCATTAGGAAACCTAATGGAGCGCTGGCGAAAATGGAGATTTGGTAAAACAACAATAACCGATGTAGCCAAAGGCATCATACGGCTGGGTTATAAACCACCTTTTGCAAAAATAGGCGGTAGAGAAAGGGGATATGTGTATTTTCAGGATTTTATCCCAGGCAATGATTCAGATATTAGAGTGGTGGTGATAGGGGAAAGGGCGTTTGCTTTGAAACGCATGGTGAGGCAAGGGGATTTCAGAGCTTCCGGGAGTGGTGAAATTCAATATGAGCGCGACCTATTTGACCTTGCAACAGTTGCCCTTTCATTTAAAATCACCAAAGATATGGCAGCCCAGTGTGTAGCCTTCGACTATGTGTATACGAGTGAAGCCAAACCACTTTTAGTGGAAATAAGCTATGGATTTGCACCTGGTGCGTATGACACTTGTCCGGGCTACTGGGATTCTGAACTCAGGTGGCACAATGACAAATTCAATCCTCAAGGCTGGATGGTGGACCTTTTATTAAGGGCTGTAAATGAAGACAAGAGAGATTAAGATACTGTATATAACGGGCAACGGTCATTCAGGGTCTACACTTTTAGATATTGTTCTGGGGTCCGCGCCTGGCTTTTTTAGCGCTGGCGAAGTAAGCTCTGTAACCCGTCCCACCATTCATGAAGAATATTGTTCATGTGGGAAGCAAATTGGGGAATGCCCTTTTTGGAAGGAGGTATGGCAACTTTGGAAAGACCGGAGTACTCTGTCAGGGCAGGAATACCGGACATTGCGGCTGCGATATGAAAGGAGCATTACTAGTTTTATTACATTAAAAAACAGGTTTTGGCCAGGGAGAAAATTTCTTGGCTATTGCGAAGCAACCAGAATTCTTTTTGAGGCTATTCAAGAAGTATCAGGTGCAGAGGTAATTATTGACTCCTCAAAATCACCCACCCGAATAGCAGTATTGAGGAGGTTCTCGGAACTGTCTGTAATCCATCTGATCCGGAATTTTACAGGTGTATTAAATTCTGCGAAAAGTTCATCCAAGAAAGATATTAAGGCGGGGATAGAGGAGGATAATCCAGCCCGAAGCACCATTAAAACATGGGCAAGTTGGTTCCTTACCCACTTACAGTGCGAAATTTTTTGCATTGGCATAAAAAGTAATAAATTAAGGTACAGAGAATATTTGAATGATCCTGAGAAACTGGAAAAATTGGATCCTGCTTTTGCGGGTATATTAGATAGAGCTCCATTTACTTCTGAGCACATGCTGGCAGGCAATAAGATTCGATTGAAAAAATCATTAAAGGTTGATAAGGATTTGGGATTTAAATATACTCGTTTGAATCACAAGAATTTGTTGATAGCAAAAATTACTGAGAGGTTATTTTGGTTTTGGAATTGATTATCATTCCAAATGATTTTATTACCGTTCTTTTTTACAGGGCTGAGAAGATTTAGAAGTGTTTGTTTAGGTAAAAGTAGGATTGTTAAATAAAGTGAAGCAGAGAGTTTTGTTTGTATTGCCCACTCTTCATGCGGGAGGTACAGAAAATTACGCCCTTAGGTTCATCCGTTTTTATGGAAATGAGTCTGTTGAATGGCATGTCTTATCACTTAACCAGACTAAAGGCGACCTGCATGAGGAGTTTTCAAGTTTAGGGTGTCGAATACATTATCAATCTATCGGGTACTTAAACATCATGAAATTTTATAAATTTTATGATTTACTTAAAAAATATCGCTTTGATATAATCTGCACGTTTAATGGCAATTTTGGGGGTGTTCCATTAGCCATTGCAAGTATAGCCGGAATTAAGCACCGGATTGCCTGGCACCGCAGGTCCACCAATGCCTTTCATGAAAGTTATCTGAAAGTCAGTTATAACAAGTTAGCCAACCGTCTTATTCGCAGATATGCTACTACTATTCTATCAAATAGCCGGTTTGCTCTTGGTAATTTCTATAATGATTATTGGCTAAAGGACAATCGGTTTAAGATCATAAGAAATGGCCTGGATATCAAAATGTTTTCCAGGGGAATTACGAGGGACGAAGCCCGGAAACAACTGGGACTGCCGCTAGATAAATTTATCATTGGTCATGTGGGTCGGTATGCCCCTGCCAAGAATCATGAGACGATCTTCAAAGTGGCGGCTGAAATCAAACTTCACCTTCCGGAAATCCATTTTTTATTTTGTGGTAAAGACACGGATTCTGACCTTTTTAAAAGGAAGCTGGAAGAGTATGGGATCACATCCATCAGTTTTACCATGGGCTTGGTAGAGGATGTTCCTTTGCTATACAAGAGCTTCGACTTGTTCTTTTTTCCCTCGGTGACAGAAGGGCAGCCAAATGCTTTAATTGAAGCGATGGTATCAGATATACCCATCTTAACTTCCAATATTCCCTCTATACTAGAAGTATTACCGGAGGAAATAGCAGGACAAATGCCATCACCTCTTGATCATGGAGCATTTACGGCAATGATATTACAGTTAAAGGAAGATCTTTCGAAACGTGATTTGTTTCGTTGCCTGGACTATGCCCGCAATCGGTTTGACGGAAAAGAGAACTTCGAATTGTTCAAAAGGGAACTGTATATAGATAAACCAAAGAGAAAGGTTTTGTTTGCATTTGATGGGTACTTGTATCAAGATGTTGATGGGGCCTATTTTGGCGTGTATGTGGATGCAGCTACCAAGAACAGATACTTAAGTTTAGGTGATCATGTTACTTTCTTAATGCGTTTAGAATCTCTTGAGGAAGGAGGAAATCATCGTTATAGTCCTATCCTATCGGATAACTTTTCATTTATTGAGGTGCCCAATTTTAAATCGATTAGAAGGTGGGTCAAATACCATAGGAAAGCAAAGAAAGTAATAGAGGCCGCTGTAAAGGAGAATGACGTGGTGGTAGCCCGATTGCCCTCAGCCATTGGACGACTTACCATCGAGGCAGCAAAGAAATTTGATAAACCCCACCTGGTGGAATTCGTAGGCTGTACTTTTGATGGATACTGGAATTATAACTGGAAGGGGAAATTGATTGCACATTTCAAGTTGGTGCAAATGCAAAAGCTTGTGCAAGGTTTACCTTATGTTATATATGTTACTAAAGAATTTTTACAGAGGAGATACCCTACTCGGGGTAAGCAGATTTCCTGTTCAAATGTAGAGCTAAATGCCTTGGATGATTCAGACCTGATACAACGATTGGAAAGAATTCACCGATGCAATGTAAAAGAGATGGTCGTGGCTACAATTGCAGCGATAGATGTACCTTATAAAGGCCAGGACGATATCATTAAAGTGATAGCCCATTTAAACAATAACGAGGGTTGGCATCTCCGGTATAAAATAATAGGGCAAGGCAACCCAACCCGGTTAAAAGAAATTGCCCAACAACTGGGTATTACGAATGATGTGGAAATTGTGGGAAGCTTAAAACATGCTGAAGTATTTGATCAATTGCGGGATATTGAACTTTATATTCAACCCAGCAAACAAGAAGGATTACCAAGAGCATTGATTGAGGCTATGAGTGTAGCCTGTCCCGCTTTAGGTGCCAGGACCGCTGGTATTCCAGAATTGTTGGATGATAGATGCATTTTCTCTCCGGGAAGAATTCAGCAGATTACCCAAAGGATATCATCCATAGATCAGGAATGGCTAATTGAACAAGCGAGGAGAAATTTTGATGTCGCCAAAGATTATCAAAAGGACATCTTAGAAAATAGACGAAAGAAATTCTATAAAGAGTTCCTTTCAGATCATGGATTTGATTAGCGTGTCGACACATGAAATAAAGATATTTTACAGGGGACAAGTCGGTTTTTTTTGCATTTCAGTCGTGAAAAATGACAATAAAGAAGTCGTAGTATTCATTCAATGAAAAAGAACTTAGTAATCGTTCAATCATCGGCTAATGCCAACATGATTTCAAATTTTGGCCGTAACATTTCCGATTTGCTACAGGAATCCGGTTGTGACTATCACATCATTTACTCCAGTGAACAAACCAATAAGAAGGTGGCCCTGGAGGAATTAGGAGAACTGGAAGCCCAATTGCATGAATGTCCCATCCCTCAGTTCATGGCAGTTTCAACCATTATCAAATTGCCCTGGACTTTGATGAAGTTTTATCTAGTACTCCGAAAAATTAAACCCGATGTCATTTATACGCGGGGCACTTTGGTGGGTTTTGTGGGAAGAATTGCAGCTAAGCTTGTCGGGGTAAAACGCATTTATCACCATCAGGATGATTTCCTCCATCGGGAAGAACAGTTGGGCTCTTTTCAAAAATGGCTCTTTCGAAAAGTTGATGTATCGCTGACAAAGATTACCAACAAGATATTTTTTGTTAGCGATACAATTCTTAAGGAGGCGATTGACTCAGGTATAGACCAGCAAAAGTGTATAATGGTAGGGCATGATCTTCATCCCAAGTTTGTAGCATCAGCAAAGAATATTTATGAGGGGAGGCATCCCATAGTTGAAGCCATAATGAATGATCGGAACACCTTTGTGGTCGGATCAATCGCCAGAATTGAGGATTTTAAAGGTATTGATACCATCATTTCGGTGGCACACCATTTCAAGAATGTGGACACTGATGTGAAGTTTCTGATCAGGGGTAATGGTAGTAAGCGGGAAAAGTATCAAGCCAAGATCCGGGAAGAAGGCTTGGGGAACATAGTGCATTTAGTCAGTGACTATTTACCTGCAAATGAAATTCCCTGGCTATTCAAGAGTTTTGATGTCTTCTTCCTGCCAACTAGACGGGAGGGTTTTGGGATGGTCTTCGCAGAGGCAATGTGCATGGGTCGACCGGTTGTAGGGCCCAAAATATATCCTGTTGTGGAAGTCGTTCCTGAAGGGCTTGGTTATCTCATTGAACCGGAAAATACGTTGGCTTATGTGGAAGCTATAAAAGATATCGTACAAAATGAAGCAAAGAGAAATGCTTTAGGCCATAAAGCCAAAGAATATGCATTGGAACGTTGGGGTAAAAAAAGTTCTGCTGAACAAGTAGTGAATGTATTATTAGGTTAGAGGTAAAATCCTGTTGAACTGGATTTTATATAATACACTAAGTGAGGTTTTTGGTTTGGTGAAAAAAGTTACAGGATTAAGTACGAAGATTATTTTAAGAGATCCTGAGAGGATGATAAAGGTAAATCCTGTTATGGGGCATTTAAATGCGGAATCAACCTATTCGGCTCCCTACAGGCTGACAGGTAATGTAATCCGTCTAAAGAAAAAACCTGACCATTGACGCTGATCTGGGGTTTCATTATAAGCGATTAAGTTCAGTCAATTGCAAGGGGAAGTTGGATTGATCGCTTGTTTTGGTTTTGGAGATGATAATTTAATGTTCTTAAACAATTTATAATGATGAGGAGTAGTGTAAAATCAAACCCTGTTCTTTTCTGGCTGTGGTATCACCTTTACCGCAAACACCGCGGTGTTAGGGTTAACTGGTTCAAAAAAGAAAGTTCCTTTTATTTCGATGGCTTTCCACGCTCAGGAAATACCTTTGGTATTTTTCTGATCCGGAGTATCTGGCCGCAATTGCATGTGGTACATCATCTTCATGCTGTGGCGCCCATTAAGATTGCATTAAAACGCAAACTCCCGGTTTTTATCCTGTTTCGTGATCCCTTAAATGCTATAAGTTCCTATTACCTCAAGCACTTTGCTCTGCGGGGTAGAGCACCTGCCGATGATGCCCTTGATCAAACACTTTTACAGATGTTGATCTCTGATTATATTCAATATTATCAATATGTAAACGACAACAGGAACCGGGTAAATCTATTTACGTTTGGGATGATCACAAAAAGTCCTGCTGAAGTGATGAAAAACATCAATAGTAAATTGCCTGAAAGAGCAATGTTAAATGACGCAACCATAGAAGCGAAAGTGAATGAATTAAAGGATAAACCTTTTGGGGCAAAAGACAAATTAGGTGCGAGCTTCCCCACAGTGGAAAAGGAAATTAAAAAGAAAAAAGTAATTGTTTTTTTGCAGAACCATCCTGATTTTCAGAAATGTCAAAGCCTTTATCAAAATCTTGCCTAAGCCCGTATTATCATTCATCGTTATGCATTAACTTCTGGTGGAGCTGAACGGGTCATCAGCCAGTTGGCCAATTATAGGGCGGAGAAAGGATATGATGTGGAAGTTATTATTCTTGCCAAGAGGCCCCATTTTTCTTCGTTGCACGCTGATGTTAAATGAACAGAGCCCGGTTTCTCAATTAATGAAAGGCCACGAATTTTATTTCAATGGAAGAACTTCTTGTGGTTGCGGAACCGGCTTCGAAAATTAAAAGTACAGGTCTTTCTTTCCGTGGGGGAAAAATTTCCATACCATCAGTTTGACGCTTGATGTTGCTACCCGGTATATGGCACGCACCAAAGCATCTCTGGATGTTGAGGAACCTGGTCAAACCGGATTAACAATGCGAACCATTTAGGTTTTAGGGGCAAAGAGAAAACTTATTACCACAAATCAAAAAAGCAAAGAATATGATTTTTACGATTCGGATAATGTTATGGTGATTGATCGTCAGGTACCAGTAATTGACCCGGATTTTATTAAATCACCTTTTGTTGATATTCCTTCAGGTATATATTATAATTATTCAATATCCGGCTGGATAAATGATGTTTTTAGCGATTTACAGGCTGGTTATTTTCATGCGGTTTTAATGTCGTCAATTCATGGTTGCGATGAAAATAATTGATCATTTCAAGAACATTCCTGGCTGGCGTACCAAACGAAAGTTGGTGGTTTTTTCGGTGGATGACTACGGTAATGTGCGGGTTGATTCAAGTGAATCAAGGAAAGCCTTGGATGAAGCCGGATACCCGGCCCTAAAGCGTTTTGACCGTTATGACGCCCTGGAGACAAGGGAAGACCTGGAGGCACTTTTTGAGGTGCTGGATACGGTGAAGGACCAACATGGGAAGCCAGCCGTTTTTACCCCTTATGCCCTGACCCGTAACATTGATTTTGAGAAGATGGCATCGGAGGATGACGGACAGTATTATTCAGAACTGGTGAGCCATACATTCGAAAGAAAAGCGGAACAAGATCCAATCCCATATCAAGGCACCTGGAAACTCTGGCAAAAAGGCATGGAGGAGGGATATCTTTCACCGGAATTTCATGGACGGGAGCATTTCAATCTCAGGGTTTTTCTTCAGAAGTTAAAGGAAAAGGATGCGCAGCTTATGGCATCCCTGAAGCATCGCTCCAATATTGCTCTCCAAACCAAAGGGGATGGAAATTTCAAGTACAGTGCAGCATTTGGCTTTAAGAACAAGGAGGATCTCGCAGGTATGCCGGAAATTATAAAAGAAGGGATGCTTGATTTCCGGGAAGTCTATGGACGGCAGGCCACTGTTTTTACCCCATCGGCAAGTCAGTTTCCGCCCTCGCTTGTGAAGCACCTCCCCGAATATGGCATAGAGGCACTTGACAAACCTTTTTTTACAAAGCGTTATCAGGAATCCGGAAAGTATGCAAGGGAATTCAACTTCCTTGGGTACGATAAAAAAAACGGCCTCACCATTCTTGTTCGTAACGTGATCTTTGAACCAATAGACGACAATACAGATCGTTGGATTAACCTGGCGTTGCGCCAGATAGAAGCTGCCTTCCGCTGGGGCAAACCAGCCAACATCAGTTCTCACCGCGTTAACTTTTGTGGACATATTGATAAGAAGAATCGTGAGAAAGGGCTGGATGCATTGAAAGTGTTGCTTGGAAAGATTGTGGAACGCTGGCCGGATGCAGAGTTTATTTCGGCCCGTGACCTTGCCAAAATAATAGGAAAGTCGGAAAAGGTTGAGCGTCTATAGAGATTACCTTAAGCGTCCCTTTGATTTTGTTGCCAGCCTTTGTGCATTGCTCCTGCTGTCTCCGTTCATTTTATTGCTGACCCTCCTTCTGGCTTTGGCTAACCAGGGTTCTCCTTTTTTCTTCCAGGAACGGCCCGGCTGGCGCGAGCAAAGGATTAGAATAGTGAAGTTCAAATCAATGAACGACAAAAAGGATGCTGCAGGAAATTTATTGCCCGATAATCAGCGATTAACCAAAATGGGCCACTTTATAAGAAAGACTTCTTTGGACGAACTGCCCCAACTTTTTAATGTATTAATTGGTGATATGAGCCTGGTAGGCCCGCGCCCGCTGTTGTTTAAATACATACCCCTTTATTCTCTGGAGCAAAGACGAAGACACGCGGTTCGGCCCGGTATTACCGGATTGGCGCAGGTAAGCGGCAGGAATTCGATAAGCTGGCAGAAAAAATTTGAGCATGATGTCCGGTATATTGATAATATTTCTTTTCTATTAGATATGAAAATTATTTTTAGAACAATAAAAAAAGTGATTCTGAAGGAAGGAATAAACCAATCGGCTGAACGCCCAATGCAACCTTTTAAGGGAAATAACTGAATGTTCAACAAGATTATATATTTTGGTTATTACCTAAAGAGTACCAATTGGAAAGAATTCCGTGGATTTGTGAATCATGTGCAGAAAACAACCGGCAGATCCAGGCCTTCTATTCTACAAGATGTGATGACCTCATCATTTAAGTATAAAATAGCATTTATTGATTATTTTTATTTCCGGTTTTATGAAAAAGATGCTGAAGCCCGTAAGAGTTATGCAGGCACAGGATACATGTATGAATATCAATTAAAAATGAATCCCAGAAAATACCGG is a window of Bacteroidia bacterium DNA encoding:
- a CDS encoding sugar transferase, producing the protein MSVYRDYLKRPFDFVASLCALLLLSPFILLLTLLLALANQGSPFFFQERPGWREQRIRIVKFKSMNDKKDAAGNLLPDNQRLTKMGHFIRKTSLDELPQLFNVLIGDMSLVGPRPLLFKYIPLYSLEQRRRHAVRPGITGLAQVSGRNSISWQKKFEHDVRYIDNISFLLDMKIIFRTIKKVILKEGINQSAERPMQPFKGNN
- a CDS encoding glycosyltransferase, with translation MLNKVKQRVLFVLPTLHAGGTENYALRFIRFYGNESVEWHVLSLNQTKGDLHEEFSSLGCRIHYQSIGYLNIMKFYKFYDLLKKYRFDIICTFNGNFGGVPLAIASIAGIKHRIAWHRRSTNAFHESYLKVSYNKLANRLIRRYATTILSNSRFALGNFYNDYWLKDNRFKIIRNGLDIKMFSRGITRDEARKQLGLPLDKFIIGHVGRYAPAKNHETIFKVAAEIKLHLPEIHFLFCGKDTDSDLFKRKLEEYGITSISFTMGLVEDVPLLYKSFDLFFFPSVTEGQPNALIEAMVSDIPILTSNIPSILEVLPEEIAGQMPSPLDHGAFTAMILQLKEDLSKRDLFRCLDYARNRFDGKENFELFKRELYIDKPKRKVLFAFDGYLYQDVDGAYFGVYVDAATKNRYLSLGDHVTFLMRLESLEEGGNHRYSPILSDNFSFIEVPNFKSIRRWVKYHRKAKKVIEAAVKENDVVVARLPSAIGRLTIEAAKKFDKPHLVEFVGCTFDGYWNYNWKGKLIAHFKLVQMQKLVQGLPYVIYVTKEFLQRRYPTRGKQISCSNVELNALDDSDLIQRLERIHRCNVKEMVVATIAAIDVPYKGQDDIIKVIAHLNNNEGWHLRYKIIGQGNPTRLKEIAQQLGITNDVEIVGSLKHAEVFDQLRDIELYIQPSKQEGLPRALIEAMSVACPALGARTAGIPELLDDRCIFSPGRIQQITQRISSIDQEWLIEQARRNFDVAKDYQKDILENRRKKFYKEFLSDHGFD
- a CDS encoding CapA family protein translates to MKVLTTGDFYPGLRMEAVLNDDPAAILGNFSELIEASDLAIVNLEAPLTDHTEPIRKTGPALKGSHEAAGFLKRAGFGLATLANNHILDYGGVGVKDTLEILGTADMDHIGAGMGHNEAAAWYIHEDQGKKLAVLNFAENEWSTTYNDSPGANPVDPVLNSRYIKAASAKADHVLVISHGGHEMYQYPSPRMKDLFRFYVECGANAVVNHHPHCTSGFEVFQGAPIFYSTGNFLFDHKVHKHAIWNKGLAVMLTFKNDQIGFEMHHFDQCNEKPGLTLCDLEEQNLRNNEIARINKVIQSDKALNASFQQWISKHKKNYLSYIEPHKSRYIQAMQNRGWMPSLWNRRKKEYLLNLIRCEAHHDILKAILQDEISHP
- a CDS encoding glycosyltransferase, which produces MKKNLVIVQSSANANMISNFGRNISDLLQESGCDYHIIYSSEQTNKKVALEELGELEAQLHECPIPQFMAVSTIIKLPWTLMKFYLVLRKIKPDVIYTRGTLVGFVGRIAAKLVGVKRIYHHQDDFLHREEQLGSFQKWLFRKVDVSLTKITNKIFFVSDTILKEAIDSGIDQQKCIMVGHDLHPKFVASAKNIYEGRHPIVEAIMNDRNTFVVGSIARIEDFKGIDTIISVAHHFKNVDTDVKFLIRGNGSKREKYQAKIREEGLGNIVHLVSDYLPANEIPWLFKSFDVFFLPTRREGFGMVFAEAMCMGRPVVGPKIYPVVEVVPEGLGYLIEPENTLAYVEAIKDIVQNEAKRNALGHKAKEYALERWGKKSSAEQVVNVLLG